In one Mucilaginibacter ginsenosidivorax genomic region, the following are encoded:
- a CDS encoding OmpA family protein — protein MKTNLKKATMLLTGLMVGSKLFAQTPDTSAAAKDYVRPFSGGDKLRTWSIGVHGGLLTPFTVFGSNNKQDFTHPQEQVGYGAYIKKQILPSLGLQADFLRGKVKGTSSQPDGLGNTVYSQYETNINWSAALSANITLANINWRHEKPFIQPYLTVGAGTMNYTPKITPVGGQQVNFKNTGNGSINEVYIPLGLGLKFDLAPGVNLDLGYQVNFVNSDNFDGYKYGSGNDRFSYVYIGLEFALGSKKKPQMATHNPVASMRTEYMWQNEQTKNALQQQIDAEKAKNDALRNDLNTTNANLAKLTTDSDGDGVVDVNDKCPNTPAGTKVDGSGCPLAKPEVKVYVTEEDKKVVKDAIKNLEFDLGKATIRAHSLPSLDRVAQLLVDKNFSLKLAGHTDNTGSNELNMRLSKDRAESIKAYLVSKGANASRIEATGYGQTQPIATNKTAAGRQANRRVEFTLL, from the coding sequence ATGAAAACAAATTTAAAAAAAGCCACAATGCTCCTTACCGGACTGATGGTTGGTAGTAAATTATTCGCTCAAACTCCAGATACATCTGCCGCGGCTAAAGATTATGTAAGGCCATTCTCGGGTGGCGACAAACTGCGTACCTGGTCAATAGGTGTACATGGTGGTTTATTAACTCCTTTTACTGTATTTGGAAGTAATAATAAACAAGATTTTACCCATCCACAGGAACAGGTTGGATATGGAGCCTATATCAAAAAACAAATTTTGCCATCGTTGGGCCTGCAGGCCGATTTCCTTCGCGGTAAAGTTAAAGGAACCAGCAGCCAGCCAGATGGGTTAGGAAATACCGTTTACTCGCAATATGAAACCAATATTAACTGGTCGGCAGCTTTAAGTGCCAATATCACATTGGCCAATATTAACTGGAGGCATGAGAAGCCATTTATTCAACCATACTTAACTGTAGGTGCAGGTACCATGAATTATACGCCCAAAATCACCCCGGTTGGTGGTCAGCAGGTTAATTTCAAAAATACAGGAAACGGGTCAATTAATGAGGTGTATATTCCTTTAGGTTTAGGTTTGAAGTTTGACCTGGCTCCCGGAGTAAATCTTGATCTTGGTTACCAGGTTAACTTTGTTAACTCTGATAATTTCGACGGCTATAAATACGGATCTGGTAACGACAGGTTTTCTTATGTCTATATCGGTTTAGAATTTGCCCTGGGCAGTAAAAAGAAACCGCAGATGGCTACACACAACCCGGTAGCATCTATGCGCACTGAGTACATGTGGCAAAACGAACAAACCAAGAATGCTTTGCAACAACAAATTGACGCTGAAAAAGCTAAAAACGATGCACTTAGAAATGATTTGAACACTACGAATGCAAATCTTGCAAAATTAACCACAGATAGCGACGGCGATGGCGTGGTAGATGTTAACGACAAATGCCCTAATACACCTGCCGGCACTAAGGTAGACGGTTCTGGCTGTCCGTTGGCTAAACCCGAGGTTAAGGTATATGTAACCGAAGAAGATAAAAAAGTAGTTAAAGATGCTATTAAAAATCTTGAATTTGATTTGGGTAAAGCTACCATCCGCGCCCACTCATTGCCAAGCCTTGATAGGGTTGCACAATTGCTGGTTGATAAAAACTTTAGCTTAAAACTGGCCGGACACACCGATAACACCGGTTCAAACGAATTGAATATGCGCCTGTCAAAAGATCGCGCCGAATCAATTAAAGCTTACCTGGTAAGCAAAGGGGCAAACGCCTCACGTATTGAAGCTACCGGTTATGGCCAAACACAACCAATTGCAACTAATAAAACTGCCGCCGGCCGCCAGGCTAACCGCAGAGTTGAATTTACGTTGCTTTAG
- a CDS encoding hybrid sensor histidine kinase/response regulator — MHRQCHKFKSIIRTLLLSCIIIPFSSYAQNESLKFLHVGTAEGLSQINVNCIFQDSRGFMWIATRNGLNKYDGYRFTTYRYDDKDSTSLSNNNVTDIVEDNNGNMWLATQGGLNMFQRNKGHFVRYTHDNSNPKSINDNIITRLLFDNGNLWIATQNSGLDRYNLKTNTFYHFEHNDKDAGSLSDNNIRTVYKDSEQRIWIGTGGGGLNLYNPNTNTFSHFPYYDAVTRTVQGKIIPCIFEDQFHQLWIGSQGDGLFLFDRNNKTFKRFVQNKTHPGGISSNTIYALNSDAAGNLWVGTENGGLCVLNNQTGKFSIYEHDEVDNNSINGNSVYGICRDRTGNMWVGAFGGGINLSKKTTSSFTLYRHNSHPESLSNNYVLDLAEDKDHKIWIGTDGGGLNKFDPVTKTFKNYKQTSDGKNGITGNYVLSVKPDDEGKLWIGTWGDGLSIFDPKTNVFTNYKHDDAKPQGIGGNNIYYILHTRDGKTWLATFNDGLDCYDPTTKIFTHYRFDVNNPNGISSPRPYVMFEDKKGNLWIGTSDGGLNLFNSTTNTFTRFVHDEKTNSISNNGVTDIFEDNKGRLWLATLSGFNLFNPVNKHFTTFTKKDGLPSNIIYAVRADDAGKLWISSNGGLSKFDPETKTFYNYTTEDGLQGDEYKPHSALKASDKTLYFGGINGFNCFLPGNVLKKAGFAPLVITSFQLFNKPLTIATNAQDPSPLKNDITDTRNLTLSYKQSVFSFEFAALDYASADRKQYAYYLDGFDKEWNYIGSHNTALYTNLAPGTYHVRLKYRNSQGLWSPVTTPLQITIIPPFWLTWWFDTLAVLAFAGLIYGFFKYRMRAVRQQKEQLEIQVKERTESITQLTIEERRSREAAEKAREEAENANKAKSIFLATMSHEIRTPMNGVIGMATLLANTDLTDEQAEYTETIKHSGDALLTVINDILDFSKIESGNMELEEHDFNIRDCVESVLDLFADKASKLNIDLIYQIEPGVPEHIIADSMRLRQVLINLVGNAIKFTTEGEIFINVDRLTGDDDDFELSFTVRDTGIGIPEDKLSRLFKAFSQVDSSTTRKYGGTGLGLVISEKLIHLMGGQIKVSSQLAHGTTFSFNIKTRVGIKTNSSNFKLDTANLENKQVLVVDDNATNRNIMENQLKHWKFIPLIASSGDEALSILAGNNQIELVITDMHMPQMDGAQLARKIKAAHPTLPLILLSSIDKQTKRDFDLFNVILTKPAKHNILLKHIIDQLKNDKTIAADQKPQKDALSKELAIKYPLNILIAEDNLINQKVARQILNKMGYQPDIAINGREAVDAVATKQYDIILMDIQMPEMDGLEATRYIRKNAAIQPIIIAMTANAMVEDKEACLQAGMDDYLSKPMKLTEIIGMLEKYGKQVNA, encoded by the coding sequence ATGCATAGGCAATGCCATAAGTTTAAAAGTATTATCCGCACCTTGTTATTAAGTTGCATTATAATACCATTTAGCAGCTATGCCCAAAACGAGAGTCTTAAATTTTTGCATGTTGGCACCGCCGAAGGGCTATCTCAAATAAATGTTAACTGCATTTTTCAGGATAGCCGTGGGTTCATGTGGATTGCCACCCGAAACGGCCTTAACAAGTATGATGGCTATCGCTTTACTACCTATAGGTACGACGATAAGGACAGCACCTCCCTAAGCAACAATAATGTAACAGACATTGTGGAAGACAATAACGGCAACATGTGGTTGGCAACCCAGGGCGGTTTAAACATGTTTCAACGCAATAAAGGCCATTTTGTCCGTTATACGCACGATAACAGCAACCCGAAAAGTATTAATGACAATATTATTACCCGTTTGCTTTTTGATAACGGTAACCTTTGGATTGCAACCCAAAACAGCGGGCTCGACCGTTACAATTTAAAAACGAATACTTTTTATCACTTTGAGCATAACGATAAAGATGCAGGCAGCTTAAGTGATAACAATATACGTACGGTTTATAAAGATTCGGAGCAACGCATCTGGATAGGAACAGGTGGCGGAGGGTTAAACCTTTATAATCCCAATACAAACACCTTTAGCCATTTCCCCTACTATGATGCTGTAACAAGAACGGTGCAGGGCAAAATTATTCCGTGCATATTTGAAGACCAGTTTCATCAATTATGGATTGGCAGCCAGGGCGATGGTCTTTTTTTATTTGATCGCAACAATAAAACTTTCAAACGTTTTGTGCAGAATAAAACCCACCCGGGAGGCATATCATCCAACACAATTTATGCTTTAAACAGCGATGCTGCCGGCAATCTGTGGGTTGGTACCGAAAATGGTGGTCTTTGCGTATTAAATAACCAAACAGGCAAATTCAGTATTTACGAGCACGACGAAGTAGATAACAATAGCATCAATGGCAATTCGGTATACGGTATTTGCCGCGACCGTACCGGGAATATGTGGGTTGGCGCCTTTGGCGGCGGTATCAACCTATCAAAAAAAACAACCTCCAGCTTTACCTTATATCGCCATAACAGCCATCCCGAAAGCCTTTCAAACAATTATGTACTTGACCTGGCCGAGGATAAAGACCATAAAATCTGGATTGGCACCGACGGCGGTGGTTTAAACAAGTTTGATCCTGTAACTAAAACGTTTAAGAACTATAAACAAACGTCTGACGGCAAAAACGGTATAACGGGTAATTACGTGCTTTCTGTAAAACCCGATGACGAAGGCAAACTATGGATAGGTACCTGGGGCGATGGCTTAAGCATATTTGACCCTAAAACAAATGTTTTTACCAATTACAAACACGACGATGCCAAACCGCAGGGAATTGGCGGCAACAATATTTATTACATTTTGCATACCCGCGACGGGAAAACATGGTTAGCCACTTTTAATGACGGATTGGACTGCTACGACCCCACGACTAAAATATTTACCCACTATCGTTTTGATGTAAACAACCCAAATGGAATAAGCAGCCCAAGACCTTATGTGATGTTTGAAGACAAAAAAGGCAACCTATGGATTGGTACTTCCGACGGTGGTTTAAACCTTTTTAACAGCACTACAAACACTTTCACCCGTTTTGTGCACGACGAAAAAACAAACAGCATCAGCAACAATGGTGTAACAGATATTTTTGAGGATAATAAAGGCCGCTTGTGGTTGGCTACCCTTTCGGGCTTTAACCTGTTTAACCCTGTAAACAAACACTTTACTACGTTTACCAAAAAAGACGGTTTACCAAGCAATATTATTTATGCCGTAAGAGCAGATGATGCCGGCAAGCTCTGGATCAGCAGCAACGGAGGCCTATCTAAATTTGATCCCGAAACTAAAACCTTTTATAACTACACCACAGAAGACGGCCTGCAGGGCGACGAATACAAACCCCATTCGGCTTTAAAAGCCAGCGACAAAACCCTTTACTTTGGCGGCATTAATGGTTTTAACTGTTTTTTGCCCGGCAATGTGTTAAAAAAAGCAGGGTTTGCACCCCTGGTTATCACATCATTTCAGCTATTTAACAAACCGCTTACTATAGCTACCAACGCACAGGACCCGTCGCCGTTAAAAAATGATATTACAGATACCCGCAATCTTACCTTATCCTATAAACAATCTGTATTTTCATTCGAATTTGCTGCGCTTGATTACGCATCGGCAGACCGAAAGCAATATGCTTATTATTTAGATGGATTTGATAAGGAGTGGAATTATATTGGCAGCCATAATACGGCCCTATATACTAACCTTGCGCCTGGTACTTATCATGTGCGGCTAAAATACCGCAATAGCCAGGGTTTATGGTCGCCGGTAACTACTCCCCTTCAAATAACCATTATACCGCCATTCTGGCTTACCTGGTGGTTTGATACTCTTGCTGTTTTGGCTTTTGCAGGTTTAATTTATGGCTTTTTCAAATACCGGATGCGCGCTGTAAGGCAACAAAAAGAACAACTTGAAATACAGGTAAAAGAGCGCACAGAAAGCATCACCCAACTTACTATAGAAGAAAGAAGATCGCGCGAAGCGGCGGAGAAAGCCCGCGAGGAAGCTGAAAATGCCAACAAAGCCAAAAGTATATTTTTAGCTACCATGAGCCATGAAATTCGCACACCAATGAATGGTGTGATAGGAATGGCTACCTTATTGGCCAACACCGACCTTACCGACGAACAGGCCGAATACACCGAAACTATTAAACATTCGGGCGATGCCCTGTTGACGGTAATCAACGATATCCTCGATTTTTCCAAGATCGAATCGGGCAATATGGAGTTAGAGGAGCATGACTTTAACATCAGGGATTGTGTAGAAAGCGTACTCGATCTTTTTGCTGATAAAGCATCAAAACTAAATATCGACCTTATTTACCAGATAGAACCTGGTGTACCGGAGCATATCATTGCTGACTCGATGCGCCTGAGGCAGGTTTTGATAAATTTGGTGGGCAATGCTATTAAGTTTACCACCGAAGGCGAAATATTTATTAATGTAGACAGGCTTACGGGAGATGATGATGATTTTGAATTATCGTTCACCGTTCGGGACACCGGCATTGGAATACCCGAAGACAAATTATCGCGGCTTTTTAAAGCCTTTTCGCAGGTAGATTCAAGCACAACACGTAAATACGGTGGCACAGGACTTGGTTTGGTTATCAGCGAAAAACTAATTCATTTAATGGGGGGCCAAATTAAAGTAAGCAGCCAGCTTGCACATGGTACCACGTTTAGCTTTAACATAAAAACCAGGGTTGGGATAAAAACAAATTCAAGCAATTTTAAGCTGGATACCGCCAACCTGGAAAATAAACAGGTATTGGTAGTTGATGACAATGCAACCAATCGCAATATAATGGAAAACCAGCTAAAGCATTGGAAATTTATTCCTTTGATAGCCAGTTCCGGCGATGAGGCTTTAAGCATTTTAGCCGGCAATAACCAGATTGAGCTTGTTATAACTGATATGCACATGCCGCAGATGGACGGCGCCCAGCTGGCCCGTAAAATAAAAGCCGCACACCCCACCCTGCCGCTCATATTACTAAGCTCCATTGATAAACAAACCAAACGCGATTTTGACCTGTTTAACGTAATATTAACCAAGCCGGCCAAGCATAATATATTGCTTAAACATATTATAGATCAGTTAAAAAATGATAAAACCATTGCAGCCGATCAAAAGCCTCAAAAAGATGCGCTATCAAAAGAACTGGCTATTAAATACCCATTAAACATTTTAATAGCCGAAGACAATTTGATAAACCAAAAGGTAGCCAGGCAAATACTCAATAAAATGGGCTATCAGCCCGATATTGCTATAAACGGACGGGAAGCCGTTGATGCAGTGGCAACAAAGCAGTACGATATTATCCTGATGGATATCCAGATGCCCGAAATGGACGGACTGGAAGCAACCCGTTACATCAGGAAAAACGCAGCCATTCAGCCAATAATTATAGCCATGACAGCCAATGCTATGGTAGAAGACAAGGAAGCCTGCCTGCAAGCCGGCATGGACGATTACCTGAGCAAACCAATGAAGCTCACCGAAATTATTGGTATGCTGGAAAAATATGGAAAACAGGTGAATGCCTAA
- a CDS encoding alkaline phosphatase family protein: MNFICRPLIVIAFILTCLYAGAQTQALKFNGGKRVVIIMFDGFGMSYFNNAPMPYLKGMIQKGFFKPVSALMPTVTNANNTSICTSTFPEVNGISGNFFLNDKGREEFMEDKHLVLAPTIFQKLKKYHIKSALISSKKKSTTLLSEGADIVVSPETADTSWVNKIGKPDSIYSAGVNYWSMKAAIYLLNNRRDIGCIYIHTTDYPMHTWAPTDSGSIKHLQNMDNYIRQINEVAPDVTILITADHDVNHKSRCIDIQKALLEQHVRIKLALSPEKDKYFKHHRGFGGASYVYLNNAIDLQTVKTALYQLKGVQKVLTRTEAAKQYHLPLNRIGDLIVLGDSTTVFGDLENHATEDLPATYRSHGSVYEISVPLMILNAKKLPPQSFFNYNKDLAAWLMEKKYWQ; the protein is encoded by the coding sequence ATGAATTTTATATGCCGCCCGTTAATAGTTATTGCATTTATACTAACATGCCTGTATGCCGGCGCGCAGACCCAAGCCTTAAAATTCAATGGCGGCAAGCGGGTGGTTATTATTATGTTTGATGGTTTTGGGATGAGTTATTTTAATAACGCACCCATGCCTTATTTAAAAGGCATGATTCAAAAAGGCTTTTTTAAGCCGGTAAGCGCTTTAATGCCTACGGTTACCAACGCCAATAATACATCGATATGCACCAGTACTTTTCCCGAAGTTAACGGTATAAGCGGCAACTTTTTTTTGAACGACAAAGGCCGGGAGGAATTTATGGAAGATAAGCACCTGGTGCTTGCCCCTACTATTTTTCAAAAACTCAAAAAATATCATATTAAATCGGCACTGATATCGAGCAAAAAGAAAAGCACCACCCTGCTTTCTGAAGGCGCCGATATTGTGGTATCACCCGAAACTGCAGATACTTCATGGGTAAATAAAATTGGCAAACCCGACAGTATTTATAGCGCCGGGGTAAATTACTGGTCGATGAAGGCGGCCATTTACCTATTGAATAATCGTAGGGATATTGGTTGTATTTACATTCACACTACCGATTATCCCATGCATACCTGGGCACCAACAGACAGCGGCTCGATAAAACATCTTCAAAACATGGATAACTACATCCGCCAGATTAACGAAGTTGCGCCGGATGTCACCATCCTGATCACGGCCGATCATGATGTAAACCATAAAAGCCGGTGTATTGATATTCAAAAAGCGCTGCTTGAACAGCACGTGAGGATAAAATTAGCGCTGAGCCCCGAAAAAGATAAATACTTTAAACATCATCGTGGTTTTGGCGGGGCATCATACGTTTACTTAAACAATGCCATCGATTTACAAACGGTAAAAACGGCGCTATATCAATTAAAAGGAGTACAAAAGGTACTAACCCGTACCGAAGCAGCTAAACAATATCACTTGCCCCTTAATCGCATTGGCGATCTTATCGTCCTCGGCGATTCCACTACCGTTTTTGGCGACCTCGAAAACCATGCTACCGAAGATTTACCGGCAACTTATCGCAGCCATGGCTCGGTTTATGAAATTAGTGTGCCGCTTATGATTCTTAATGCAAAGAAACTCCCGCCACAATCATTCTTTAATTACAATAAAGATCTGGCTGCCTGGCTGATGGAAAAAAAGTATTGGCAGTAA
- a CDS encoding DUF1569 domain-containing protein, with product MALPNIFSQPVADGVIQRINTLTPTTTPQWGKMKVSQMLAHCCVSYEMVYEPEKHPKPNGFMKLILKLLVKNKVVSEKPYKQNSPTAPAFIITTERDFETEKARLIGYIQKTQQLGEKEFDGKMSHSFGPLKIEEWNNMFYKHVNHHLTQFGS from the coding sequence ATGGCCTTACCCAATATTTTTTCGCAGCCTGTTGCAGATGGCGTAATCCAGAGGATTAATACCCTTACGCCAACAACCACCCCGCAATGGGGTAAAATGAAAGTATCGCAAATGCTTGCACATTGTTGTGTATCGTACGAAATGGTTTACGAGCCGGAAAAACACCCCAAACCTAACGGCTTTATGAAGCTGATCCTGAAGCTGCTGGTCAAAAATAAAGTAGTAAGCGAAAAGCCTTACAAACAAAATAGCCCCACTGCCCCAGCCTTCATCATCACCACCGAAAGAGATTTTGAGACGGAAAAAGCCAGGCTGATTGGCTACATCCAAAAAACGCAGCAACTGGGCGAAAAGGAGTTCGACGGAAAAATGTCGCATTCATTTGGGCCTTTAAAGATCGAAGAATGGAACAACATGTTTTATAAACATGTAAACCATCACTTAACCCAGTTTGGGAGTTAA
- a CDS encoding AAA family ATPase: MKEVPMWAINERKDWDSLATRFEWVSRMEGVQQDPIYHAEGNVAIHTQMVLAALVAQPAYRQLAAQEQEILWTAALLHDVEKYSTTVVEPDGRITSNGHARKGAMTARQILYRDVPAPFAVREQVVGLVRYHGLPLWVFEKPDPAKALIMASMEVNTEWLTLLARADVLGRTCTDQEEMLFKVDCFEAFCREQNCWGTARNFANDDAMMYYLQHDDAYADYVPFEQAAFEVILMSGLPGAGKNTFIQKHYPDMPVVCLDDIRTARGISPTDKSGNGQVVQEAKELARIYLRKQTGFIWNATNTTRQMRQQLVDLFTTYKARVRIVYVEVPYTHLHRQNKSRDAAVPDAVLDRLIDKLEVPALWEAHQVEYNSAPY, translated from the coding sequence ATGAAGGAGGTACCTATGTGGGCCATTAATGAACGTAAAGACTGGGACAGCCTGGCAACCCGTTTTGAATGGGTAAGCAGGATGGAAGGGGTGCAGCAAGACCCCATTTACCATGCGGAAGGTAACGTGGCTATCCACACGCAAATGGTGCTGGCAGCTCTGGTTGCGCAACCCGCGTACCGGCAATTGGCGGCACAAGAGCAGGAGATATTATGGACTGCTGCGCTATTGCATGATGTTGAAAAATACAGCACCACGGTGGTTGAGCCAGATGGGCGTATTACATCAAACGGCCATGCGCGTAAAGGCGCCATGACGGCCAGGCAAATTTTGTACAGGGATGTACCCGCCCCGTTTGCAGTTAGGGAACAAGTAGTGGGCTTGGTGCGCTACCACGGCCTGCCGCTTTGGGTGTTTGAGAAACCCGACCCGGCAAAAGCATTGATTATGGCCAGCATGGAGGTTAATACTGAATGGCTTACTTTATTGGCCCGTGCCGATGTTTTGGGGCGTACCTGTACCGACCAGGAGGAAATGCTTTTTAAAGTAGACTGTTTTGAAGCCTTTTGCCGTGAGCAGAACTGCTGGGGAACTGCCCGTAATTTTGCCAATGACGATGCCATGATGTATTACCTGCAGCACGACGATGCCTACGCGGATTATGTACCTTTTGAGCAGGCCGCCTTTGAAGTAATACTAATGAGTGGCTTGCCGGGGGCGGGTAAAAATACGTTTATTCAAAAACACTACCCGGATATGCCGGTGGTGTGCTTAGACGATATCAGGACAGCGCGGGGAATTTCGCCAACGGATAAGTCTGGTAATGGGCAGGTAGTACAGGAGGCTAAAGAGCTGGCCAGGATTTACCTGCGTAAGCAAACCGGTTTTATATGGAACGCCACCAACACTACCCGCCAAATGCGGCAGCAATTGGTTGATTTATTTACAACCTATAAAGCCAGGGTTAGGATAGTTTATGTAGAAGTACCATACACCCATCTGCACCGCCAAAACAAAAGCCGCGATGCCGCTGTACCAGATGCTGTACTGGATAGGCTGATTGATAAGTTGGAAGTACCCGCACTTTGGGAAGCACATCAGGTTGAATATAACTCCGCCCCTTATTAA
- a CDS encoding RNA ligase family protein, whose product MAISQKYGRTYHYPFSPGTTSDDRIQHDYWGHLQQIPQLIHTEKLDGENNCLSKYGVFARSHAAPTVSPWTESIRRFWQLVKNDLGDLEIFLENLYAVHSIEYHNLDNHFYVFGIREHDRWLSWDETRFYAAMIGLPTVPELAVIPTPANQQLFERDVVALTAGRGTLEPHDIITGAPTTIEGIVTRNANSYAVDDFAHNVFKYVRKGHVKTDEHWTRSWKRARLKNEGGTYVGH is encoded by the coding sequence ATGGCTATTTCACAAAAATATGGTCGTACGTATCATTACCCGTTTTCGCCAGGTACTACCAGCGACGACAGGATACAGCACGACTACTGGGGGCATCTGCAGCAGATACCCCAATTGATACATACCGAAAAACTGGATGGCGAAAATAATTGCCTGTCGAAATATGGCGTTTTTGCCCGGTCGCACGCCGCGCCAACGGTTTCGCCATGGACAGAAAGTATCCGCCGCTTTTGGCAACTGGTAAAAAATGACCTGGGCGACCTGGAGATTTTTTTAGAGAACCTTTACGCGGTACATTCCATCGAATACCATAACCTGGACAACCATTTTTATGTATTTGGCATCCGTGAGCATGACCGCTGGCTAAGCTGGGACGAAACCCGGTTTTATGCAGCAATGATAGGCCTGCCAACCGTGCCCGAGCTTGCTGTTATACCAACACCGGCAAACCAGCAGCTTTTTGAAAGGGACGTAGTGGCTTTAACCGCGGGTAGGGGTACGCTGGAACCGCACGATATTATTACCGGTGCGCCTACAACCATTGAGGGTATTGTTACCCGTAACGCCAACAGCTATGCTGTTGACGATTTTGCCCATAACGTATTTAAATACGTACGCAAAGGGCACGTTAAAACTGACGAACACTGGACGCGCAGCTGGAAACGCGCCCGCTTAAAAAATGAAGGAGGTACCTATGTGGGCCATTAA
- a CDS encoding DUF4262 domain-containing protein yields MDENHSQHDADTKAIIISDVEKYGCHLALVEPDNYLPGFVYTIGLYKNYGHPEIMCFGLNANVMASILNHVRDIAKDGGAILPNILYPGYLQGYQVQFIEVDKAFYPNYLGYASWFYGYSHDYPVLQLVWPDKQQLFPWDEAFNPAWRFKQPLLDRDTGFKFYEEKNLGVYTTKQAFEGEPILYVYHNEDGDWQFHTSDNPDLNDAKLVCLEEITKLDPTINEIYHLQYGWSAWRSSIDENWQYAESEQEEGTD; encoded by the coding sequence ATGGATGAAAACCACAGCCAACACGATGCCGATACCAAAGCCATCATCATTAGCGATGTCGAAAAATACGGATGCCATTTGGCGCTGGTAGAACCGGACAACTACCTTCCAGGTTTTGTTTACACTATTGGCTTATATAAAAATTATGGGCATCCAGAAATTATGTGTTTCGGGCTGAATGCCAACGTCATGGCCAGTATTTTAAATCATGTCAGGGATATAGCAAAAGATGGCGGCGCCATCCTTCCTAACATATTATATCCCGGCTATTTACAGGGTTACCAGGTTCAGTTTATTGAAGTTGATAAAGCCTTCTACCCCAATTACCTCGGTTATGCAAGCTGGTTCTACGGTTATAGCCATGATTACCCCGTTTTGCAATTGGTTTGGCCCGATAAACAGCAGCTATTCCCCTGGGATGAAGCTTTTAATCCGGCCTGGAGATTCAAACAACCACTTTTAGACAGAGATACCGGTTTTAAATTTTATGAGGAAAAAAACCTGGGTGTATATACTACAAAACAGGCATTTGAAGGTGAACCAATATTATACGTTTACCATAACGAAGACGGCGACTGGCAGTTTCATACCAGCGACAACCCCGATTTAAATGATGCAAAGTTAGTATGCCTTGAAGAGATTACCAAGCTCGATCCGACTATAAACGAGATATACCATTTGCAATATGGCTGGAGCGCGTGGAGAAGCAGCATTGATGAAAATTGGCAATATGCAGAAAGTGAACAGGAAGAGGGTACTGACTAA
- a CDS encoding YceI family protein, with protein sequence MKKITYSLIILLVISLSAFALSLVTYKVKSPYEVKFEGGRISGKFETLKANIQFDKADPGQSKISASIDVESIATGFFIKNNHAKDALDADNHPTITFSSTAVSKNGNAYQAVGNLNMKGVTKPVTIHFTFDDKGNEGIFKGNFKVKPKDFNITRNGSPDELTISLTVPVSKG encoded by the coding sequence ATGAAAAAGATCACGTATTCGTTAATTATCCTGCTGGTTATTAGCCTTTCGGCATTTGCCCTATCGCTTGTTACTTATAAAGTTAAAAGCCCTTATGAAGTTAAATTTGAGGGCGGTCGTATCAGTGGCAAATTCGAAACGCTAAAGGCCAATATCCAATTTGATAAAGCCGATCCCGGGCAATCAAAAATTTCGGCATCTATTGATGTGGAAAGCATTGCTACCGGTTTTTTTATCAAAAACAACCACGCCAAAGATGCCCTGGATGCCGACAATCATCCCACCATCACCTTTAGTTCTACGGCGGTAAGCAAAAACGGTAACGCGTACCAGGCTGTAGGTAACCTAAACATGAAGGGCGTTACCAAGCCAGTTACCATTCATTTTACTTTTGATGATAAAGGCAACGAAGGCATATTTAAAGGCAACTTTAAAGTAAAGCCTAAAGATTTTAATATCACCCGTAACGGATCGCCCGACGAATTGACAATTAGCTTAACTGTGCCTGTTAGTAAAGGGTAA